One window of the Streptomyces sp. TS71-3 genome contains the following:
- a CDS encoding SAM-dependent methyltransferase: MEQHAGDAPATRHAVAVDLRDDWAAALSAAGFSADRPTAWLAEGILYSLDEPAADRLLATVTRLSAPGSTLAFDHFEVGPSLRTAASAVDPTFTGLWQPGPADPGAWLERHGWRPDVRELAEVAARFGRAVHPAYASRPGAEGRSWLATAALPGTAG, from the coding sequence ATGGAGCAGCACGCGGGCGACGCCCCGGCCACCCGGCACGCGGTGGCGGTGGACCTGCGCGACGACTGGGCCGCGGCTCTGAGCGCGGCGGGCTTCAGCGCGGACCGTCCGACGGCATGGCTCGCGGAGGGCATCCTGTACTCGCTCGACGAGCCGGCCGCCGACCGCCTCCTGGCCACGGTGACCCGGCTCAGCGCGCCGGGCAGCACCCTGGCCTTCGACCACTTCGAGGTCGGGCCGTCCCTGCGCACCGCCGCGAGCGCGGTCGACCCGACCTTCACCGGGCTGTGGCAGCCGGGTCCGGCCGACCCGGGCGCCTGGCTCGAACGCCACGGCTGGCGGCCTGACGTGCGCGAACTGGCCGAGGTCGCCGCCCGGTTCGGCCGGGCCGTCCACCCCGCCTACGCCTCCAGGCCGGGGGCCGAGGGCCGCTCCTGGCTCGCCACCGCCGCCCTCCCCGGCACGGCCGGCTGA
- a CDS encoding alpha/beta fold hydrolase encodes MSRMTLDDATIHYDDQGPSDGLPVVLVHGHPFNRTLWAPTAGALVAAGHRVIAPDLRGYGDSSVTPGTVFLSDFADDIAALLDHLGVVRAVVGGVSMGGQIIMEFQRRHPERVRALVLSDTSAPAETEEGKELRNRLADRLLAEGMDGYAGEVIGKMLAPYNVTALPDAAAHVLGMMRATDPRGAAAALRGRAERPDYRPTLAAVRTPVLIVVGADDVYTPVATAEEIHRLVPGATLTVIDRAGHLPGVEQPERFNAALLEFLRTRVAGGA; translated from the coding sequence ATGAGCCGGATGACGCTGGACGACGCGACGATCCACTACGACGACCAGGGTCCGTCGGACGGGTTGCCGGTCGTGCTCGTCCACGGCCATCCGTTCAACCGCACCCTCTGGGCGCCGACGGCGGGGGCCCTGGTGGCGGCCGGCCACCGGGTGATCGCCCCGGACCTGCGCGGCTACGGCGACAGCAGCGTCACCCCGGGCACGGTCTTCCTCTCCGACTTCGCGGACGACATCGCCGCCCTCCTCGATCACCTGGGCGTGGTGCGCGCGGTCGTCGGCGGGGTGTCCATGGGCGGCCAGATCATCATGGAGTTCCAGCGCCGCCACCCCGAACGGGTGCGGGCCCTCGTGCTGTCCGACACCTCCGCGCCCGCCGAGACCGAGGAGGGCAAGGAGCTGCGCAACCGGCTCGCCGACCGGCTGCTGGCCGAGGGCATGGACGGGTACGCGGGCGAGGTCATCGGCAAGATGCTCGCCCCGTACAACGTCACCGCCCTGCCGGACGCGGCGGCACACGTCCTGGGCATGATGCGCGCCACCGATCCGCGGGGCGCCGCCGCGGCCCTGCGGGGACGGGCCGAACGCCCCGACTACCGCCCCACCCTCGCCGCCGTCCGGACGCCGGTGCTGATCGTGGTCGGCGCGGACGACGTCTACACCCCGGTCGCCACCGCCGAGGAGATCCACCGCCTCGTCCCGGGCGCCACGCTGACCGTCATCGACCGGGCCGGCCACCTGCCGGGCGTCGAGCAGCCCGAGCGGTTCAACGCGGCCCTGCTGGAGTTCCTCCGCACGCGGGTGGCCGGCGGGGCGTGA
- a CDS encoding YceI family protein, with translation MATTNNPVTPTPWLGRYTIDANRSSITFRTRHFFQLLPAKGAFAIRGGTVEVAEPLAESSLAVEVDAAGFRTGNAQRDQHVRSEAFLDVTRHPLITFASGSVDATAVSGTLTVRDVSRPVSLAIEHAEVSAETFTVRATARIDRHDFGVSASRLMAGRFLDMTFEVTCVRR, from the coding sequence ATGGCCACGACAAACAATCCGGTCACGCCGACCCCCTGGCTGGGGCGCTACACGATCGACGCGAACCGCTCCTCCATCACCTTCAGAACCCGCCACTTCTTCCAGTTGCTGCCGGCGAAGGGCGCCTTCGCGATCCGCGGCGGAACGGTCGAGGTGGCCGAGCCGCTCGCCGAGTCGAGCCTCGCGGTGGAGGTCGACGCCGCCGGCTTCCGCACGGGCAACGCCCAACGCGACCAGCACGTGAGGTCCGAGGCGTTCCTCGACGTCACGCGCCACCCCCTGATCACGTTCGCCTCCGGCAGCGTCGACGCCACCGCGGTCTCCGGCACGCTCACCGTCCGCGACGTCTCCAGGCCCGTGAGCCTGGCGATCGAGCACGCCGAGGTGTCCGCCGAGACCTTCACCGTGCGCGCCACGGCCCGGATCGACCGCCACGACTTCGGCGTGAGTGCGTCGCGCCTGATGGCGGGGCGGTTCCTCGACATGACCTTCGAGGTCACCTGCGTGCGGCGCTGA
- a CDS encoding NAD(P)/FAD-dependent oxidoreductase — MKNVLVVGGGFAGVWTAAGAVRAAREIGGDGEELRVTLVSGGDDLVVRPRLYEDQPESMRVPLDRVLGPIGVRRVTATVTGIDTRARTVRAIERAGGELTMPYDKLVLATGSQLVRPHFPGAENLFDVDTMPAAAALDQHLRRLPGSAVSEGRYTAVVVGAGFTGVEVATGLGERLRAVAGAGGAGEEVRVVLVDRSDVIGPELGAGPRQTIGGAVEELKIECRLGRTVASASPEAVTLSDGEVIPAATVVWTAGMSASPLTAQIPGERDRLGRLTVDAYLRVTGVPDVYAAGDTALAPAEDGHHTLQSCQHALPMGKFAGHNVAADLLGADPLPFTPDPYTTTLDLGPAGAVSTAGWERVVKIVGDDAKRLKQDINTVWIYPPVDDAEQLLAQAGRFSNL; from the coding sequence ATGAAGAATGTCCTGGTGGTAGGCGGAGGCTTCGCGGGCGTGTGGACCGCCGCCGGAGCCGTACGGGCCGCGCGCGAGATCGGCGGCGACGGCGAGGAACTGCGGGTGACCCTGGTCAGCGGAGGGGACGACCTGGTGGTGCGGCCCCGCCTCTACGAGGACCAGCCGGAGAGCATGAGGGTGCCTCTGGACCGCGTCCTGGGCCCGATCGGCGTCCGCCGCGTCACCGCGACGGTGACGGGCATCGACACCCGGGCCCGCACCGTCCGTGCGATCGAGCGGGCGGGCGGGGAGCTGACGATGCCGTACGACAAGCTCGTCCTGGCGACCGGCAGCCAGCTGGTGCGTCCGCACTTCCCCGGCGCGGAGAACCTGTTCGACGTCGACACCATGCCCGCCGCGGCGGCGCTCGACCAGCATCTGCGGCGGCTGCCCGGGAGCGCCGTGTCCGAGGGCCGGTACACGGCGGTCGTCGTGGGCGCCGGCTTCACCGGCGTGGAGGTGGCCACCGGCCTCGGCGAGCGGCTGCGCGCGGTCGCCGGCGCGGGCGGTGCGGGCGAGGAGGTGCGGGTCGTCCTCGTCGACCGCTCCGACGTCATCGGCCCGGAGCTCGGCGCCGGCCCCCGCCAGACCATCGGCGGCGCGGTCGAGGAGCTGAAGATCGAGTGCCGGCTCGGGCGCACCGTGGCCTCGGCCAGCCCCGAAGCGGTCACCCTCTCCGACGGCGAGGTGATCCCGGCGGCGACCGTCGTGTGGACCGCCGGCATGTCCGCCAGCCCCCTGACCGCGCAGATCCCGGGCGAGCGGGACCGGCTGGGGCGGCTCACCGTGGACGCCTACCTGCGGGTGACCGGAGTCCCCGACGTGTACGCGGCCGGCGACACCGCCCTCGCGCCGGCGGAGGACGGGCACCACACGTTGCAGAGCTGCCAGCACGCCCTGCCGATGGGCAAGTTCGCCGGGCACAACGTGGCGGCCGACCTCCTGGGTGCCGACCCGCTGCCCTTCACCCCCGACCCGTACACCACCACCCTGGACCTCGGCCCGGCCGGCGCCGTCTCCACGGCCGGCTGGGAGCGGGTGGTGAAGATCGTCGGCGACGACGCCAAGCGCCTCAAGCAGGACATCAACACCGTGTGGATCTACCCCCCGGTCGACGACGCCGAGCAGCTCCTCGCCCAGGCCGGCCGCTTCTCGAACCTCTGA
- the ltaE gene encoding low-specificity L-threonine aldolase, protein MDNVIDLRSDTVTRPTDPMRAAMARADVGDDVFGDDPAVNALQERAAELLGFPAALFVSSGTQSNLCALLGHCGRGDEYLAMWNAHLYLHEGGGAAALGGIQPQPLPDRGDGEIDLADIEAAVKPDDPHYARTRLLCLENTFSGTVIAPERLEAATGVARKHGLSTHLDGARLFNAAVAGGGDPYLGAREIAQHFDSVSVCFSKGLGAPVGSVLLGSREFIGAARRWRKALGGGMRQAGVLAAAASYALDHHVERLAEDHANAAVFAKALEGVQGLQVGPARTNMVFARAIAGVTPEDLAERLAARGVLCSGERPSFRFVFHLDVSRQDAERAAAVVREVLAGGTGAA, encoded by the coding sequence ATGGACAACGTCATAGACCTGCGCAGCGACACCGTCACCCGCCCCACCGATCCGATGCGCGCCGCCATGGCGCGTGCCGACGTGGGGGACGACGTGTTCGGCGACGATCCCGCGGTGAACGCGCTCCAGGAGCGGGCGGCGGAGCTGCTGGGCTTCCCGGCCGCGCTCTTCGTCTCGTCGGGCACGCAGAGCAACCTGTGCGCACTGCTCGGTCACTGCGGGCGTGGCGACGAGTATCTCGCGATGTGGAACGCGCATCTCTACCTCCACGAGGGGGGCGGGGCGGCGGCGCTGGGCGGGATCCAGCCGCAGCCCCTGCCGGACCGCGGGGACGGCGAGATCGACCTGGCCGACATCGAGGCCGCGGTCAAGCCGGACGATCCGCACTACGCGCGGACCCGGCTGCTCTGCCTGGAGAACACGTTCAGCGGCACGGTGATCGCCCCGGAGCGGCTGGAGGCCGCCACGGGCGTGGCCCGGAAGCACGGGCTGTCGACGCACCTGGACGGGGCGAGGCTGTTCAACGCCGCGGTGGCCGGCGGCGGTGACCCCTACCTCGGCGCGCGCGAGATCGCGCAGCACTTCGACAGCGTGTCGGTGTGCTTCAGCAAGGGCCTGGGGGCGCCGGTGGGCTCGGTGCTGCTGGGCTCCCGGGAGTTCATCGGCGCGGCGCGGCGCTGGCGCAAGGCGCTGGGCGGCGGCATGCGGCAGGCCGGCGTGCTGGCGGCGGCCGCGTCGTACGCGCTGGACCACCACGTCGAGCGGCTGGCCGAGGACCACGCGAACGCCGCGGTGTTCGCAAAGGCCCTTGAGGGCGTGCAGGGGCTTCAGGTCGGCCCGGCGCGCACCAACATGGTGTTCGCCCGCGCCATCGCGGGCGTCACGCCCGAGGACCTGGCCGAGCGGCTGGCGGCCCGCGGCGTGCTGTGCAGCGGCGAGCGCCCGTCGTTCCGCTTCGTGTTCCACCTCGACGTCTCGCGGCAGGACGCGGAGCGCGCGGCGGCCGTGGTGCGGGAGGTCCTGGCCGGCGGCACCGGAGCCGCGTGA
- a CDS encoding RNA polymerase subunit sigma, producing the protein MDRGGEDRGREWRGGEGRGGGDHRGEDRDGAVSIGELLDERRFLLDVAYWMLGCGSAAERVVDEAYRRWFGLSDTARGQIAEPRSWLVWTVGGTGPDLLPVPDRTDLTDRTDLKDLKEPNCTELADRARRSLRVRRSRPTTPQQHDGLARAVRHACAEQDVELLVSLLSPDAAAFFDGGGKVRALTRPVHGGRQVARSLLALVGRPPGTTLTAQPVNGRTGLVARYDHKVAAVISFDVADGHVALVWVVLNPDKLQSWNLPTAAPNP; encoded by the coding sequence ATGGATCGTGGTGGCGAGGACCGGGGTCGCGAGTGGCGTGGCGGCGAGGGTCGTGGCGGCGGTGACCATCGCGGCGAGGACCGGGACGGCGCGGTGTCGATCGGGGAACTGCTGGACGAGCGCCGGTTCCTGCTGGATGTCGCGTACTGGATGCTGGGCTGCGGCAGTGCGGCGGAACGCGTCGTCGACGAGGCGTACCGGCGGTGGTTCGGGCTGTCCGACACGGCACGCGGGCAGATCGCGGAGCCACGTTCCTGGCTGGTGTGGACCGTGGGCGGCACCGGTCCGGACCTGCTGCCCGTGCCGGACCGGACGGATCTGACGGACCGGACGGACCTGAAGGACCTGAAGGAGCCGAACTGCACGGAGCTCGCCGACCGGGCCCGCCGGAGCCTTCGGGTGCGGCGTTCCCGTCCCACCACGCCGCAGCAGCACGACGGTCTCGCCCGTGCGGTCCGCCACGCCTGCGCGGAGCAGGACGTCGAGCTGCTGGTGTCCCTGCTCTCCCCGGACGCCGCCGCCTTCTTCGACGGCGGCGGAAAGGTCCGGGCGCTGACGAGGCCGGTGCACGGCGGCCGGCAGGTCGCGCGGAGCCTGCTGGCGCTCGTGGGCCGCCCCCCGGGCACCACGCTGACCGCCCAGCCCGTCAACGGCCGCACCGGGCTTGTCGCCCGCTACGACCACAAGGTGGCCGCCGTCATCAGCTTCGACGTCGCCGACGGCCACGTTGCACTGGTCTGGGTCGTACTCAACCCGGACAAACTTCAGTCCTGGAACCTGCCCACTGCCGCCCCGAATCCGTGA
- a CDS encoding RNA polymerase sigma-70 factor encodes MHVESSPGTGSLDEAVAVFVEHRQRLFGIAYRVLGSAVEAEDVVQEVWLRWQNTDRSKVLSPVAFLSSVTTRAAINVAQSARVRRETYIGPWLPEPIDTSSDPEVGAERAEALELALLLVLEKLNPNERAAYVLREAFDYDYPEIAEILGLSVVNVRKIVSRARGHLAAEQRESVDTAEHRRLLETFVSAARTGDVASLEALLTPDAVSLSDGNGIRGAARVPVLGRARVANLSTAYPRFWRDADVRPVEANGRRGVMLYRDGEPATFMTIAASRDGIHTVLWVLSPDKIAAFLNSPSRNTGVPGAPPRVP; translated from the coding sequence ATGCATGTCGAGTCGTCCCCTGGAACGGGCTCCCTTGACGAGGCCGTCGCCGTCTTCGTGGAGCACAGGCAGCGCCTCTTCGGAATCGCCTACCGCGTGCTGGGGAGCGCGGTCGAGGCCGAGGACGTCGTCCAGGAAGTCTGGCTGCGCTGGCAGAACACCGACCGTTCCAAGGTGCTGAGCCCGGTGGCCTTCCTGTCGAGTGTCACGACCCGCGCCGCCATCAACGTCGCGCAGTCCGCGCGCGTGCGCCGGGAGACCTACATCGGGCCGTGGCTGCCCGAGCCGATCGACACCAGCTCCGATCCGGAGGTGGGCGCCGAGCGCGCGGAGGCCCTGGAACTGGCCCTGCTGCTGGTGCTGGAGAAGCTGAATCCCAACGAGCGCGCCGCGTACGTGCTGCGCGAGGCGTTCGACTACGACTATCCCGAGATCGCGGAGATCCTCGGGCTGAGTGTCGTGAACGTGCGCAAGATCGTGAGCCGCGCCCGGGGGCACCTCGCGGCCGAGCAGCGGGAGAGCGTGGACACGGCGGAACACCGGCGCCTGCTGGAGACCTTCGTCTCCGCGGCCCGGACGGGCGACGTGGCCTCGCTCGAAGCCCTCCTCACCCCGGACGCCGTCAGCCTGTCGGACGGCAACGGGATCCGCGGCGCTGCCCGCGTCCCCGTTCTGGGCCGCGCGCGCGTGGCCAACCTGTCCACCGCCTACCCGCGGTTCTGGCGTGACGCCGACGTCAGGCCCGTGGAGGCCAACGGCCGTCGGGGAGTGATGCTCTACCGGGACGGCGAGCCCGCCACGTTCATGACGATCGCGGCCTCGCGGGACGGCATCCACACGGTGTTGTGGGTGCTGAGCCCGGACAAGATCGCCGCGTTCCTGAACTCGCCCTCACGCAACACAGGGGTCCCGGGGGCTCCGCCGCGAGTGCCCTGA
- a CDS encoding histidine kinase, which yields MTTQAPWHRRHWVALDVAIAVAFTLLDTGLTLLGATWWPHHPGALAWVMLGMQALACGSLAVRRIAPLTVVGLLGAFTLAVTLLISPAGALTPAHHANSWAPLSTMMAAYGPLFYHPGRKVAFATLAAFTVVVMRPWDSTATIMTIGLLRTGVGPLLALYFDARRKMVLALVERAEREQHLLAERARAEERARLAGEMHDVVTHRVSLMVLQAGALRVTAKDEAVRQAAEDLRAAGCQALDELRDVVGILRAPSDGDHTPSVGGFDDLVAESVAVGIPTELIQEGDPALASPVVGRIAYRVLREALTNVRKHAPGARVTVRVGYEEAQLRLTVHNTAPASRPSIALAGSGSGLGIVHLRQRVELVHGKLRAGPGPDGGFNVEATLPASVPTAESTV from the coding sequence ATGACGACGCAGGCACCGTGGCACCGGAGGCACTGGGTCGCCCTGGACGTGGCGATCGCGGTCGCCTTCACGCTGCTCGACACCGGCCTGACGCTGCTCGGCGCCACCTGGTGGCCACACCACCCGGGCGCCCTGGCCTGGGTCATGCTGGGCATGCAGGCGCTGGCCTGCGGTTCGCTGGCCGTCCGCCGCATCGCCCCGCTCACCGTCGTCGGCCTGCTCGGCGCCTTCACGCTGGCGGTGACGCTGCTGATCTCACCGGCGGGCGCGCTGACGCCGGCTCACCACGCGAACTCCTGGGCCCCGCTGTCCACGATGATGGCCGCGTACGGTCCGCTGTTCTACCACCCGGGCCGAAAAGTAGCGTTCGCCACGCTCGCCGCCTTCACCGTCGTCGTCATGCGGCCCTGGGACTCGACGGCGACGATCATGACGATCGGACTGCTGCGCACCGGCGTCGGCCCGCTGCTCGCGCTGTACTTCGACGCCCGCCGCAAGATGGTCCTCGCCCTGGTGGAACGGGCCGAGCGGGAGCAGCACCTGCTGGCCGAGCGGGCCCGCGCGGAGGAACGTGCGCGGCTGGCCGGTGAGATGCACGACGTCGTCACCCACCGGGTGAGCCTGATGGTGCTGCAGGCCGGGGCGCTGCGCGTGACCGCGAAGGACGAGGCGGTCCGGCAGGCCGCCGAGGACCTGCGGGCGGCGGGCTGCCAGGCCCTGGACGAACTCCGCGACGTGGTCGGCATCCTGCGGGCCCCCTCGGACGGTGACCACACGCCCTCGGTGGGGGGCTTCGACGACCTGGTCGCCGAGTCGGTCGCCGTGGGGATACCCACCGAGCTGATCCAGGAGGGCGATCCGGCGCTCGCCTCACCGGTGGTGGGCCGCATCGCCTACCGCGTGCTGCGCGAGGCCCTGACCAACGTCCGCAAACACGCGCCCGGCGCGCGCGTGACCGTGCGCGTCGGGTACGAAGAGGCCCAGCTGCGGCTCACGGTCCACAACACGGCGCCGGCCAGCAGGCCCAGCATCGCCCTCGCGGGCTCCGGCTCCGGCCTCGGCATCGTCCACCTGCGGCAGCGCGTCGAGCTGGTCCATGGCAAGCTGCGTGCCGGACCCGGTCCCGACGGCGGGTTCAACGTCGAGGCGACCCTGCCCGCCTCGGTACCTACCGCGGAATCGACGGTGTGA
- a CDS encoding RNA-guided endonuclease TnpB family protein, with amino-acid sequence MIRAYKFLMRPTVGQQGALAEMLRDHCSLYSGALQERRDAYRHASKTTVRYGQQSAQLKDIRAFDPERQGRWSFSSQQATLRRLDKAFAAFFRRVKAGDKPGYPRFRSGKRFDTVDFPRDGDGCRWDATPHDPVTRVRLQGVGHVRVHQHRPVVGKVKTISVKREGRRWYVILTADQARPEPLEPTGSVIGIDMGIAHFLADSHGEFVPNPRHGQKAATALETAQQALSRCKRGSKRRRKAVEVVARLHGKVRRQRLDHAHKTALAYVRGNDFIAHEDLEIRNMSKAPTPKADREQSGIFLPNGAAAKAGLNRSIADAGWGVFLQVLTAKAECAGRVVMAVDPRNTSRRCPECGHTAKENRPTQEKFHCQACGHNAHADTVGALNVLRAGLARRDAHQG; translated from the coding sequence GTGATTCGTGCGTACAAGTTCCTGATGCGGCCCACCGTGGGCCAGCAGGGCGCGCTCGCCGAGATGTTGCGTGATCACTGCTCGCTCTACAGCGGGGCGTTGCAGGAGCGCCGCGACGCCTACCGGCACGCCTCGAAGACCACCGTCCGCTACGGGCAGCAGTCCGCCCAGCTCAAGGACATCCGGGCCTTCGACCCGGAGCGTCAGGGACGCTGGTCGTTCTCCAGCCAGCAGGCCACCTTGCGCCGCCTGGACAAGGCGTTCGCCGCGTTCTTCCGGCGGGTGAAGGCCGGCGACAAGCCGGGATATCCGCGTTTTCGCTCAGGCAAGCGGTTCGACACCGTGGACTTCCCCAGGGACGGCGACGGATGCCGCTGGGATGCCACGCCGCACGACCCCGTCACCCGTGTGCGCCTCCAAGGTGTCGGACACGTCAGGGTGCACCAGCACCGGCCTGTGGTCGGCAAGGTCAAGACGATCTCGGTGAAGCGTGAGGGCCGACGCTGGTACGTCATCCTCACCGCCGACCAGGCCCGCCCCGAGCCCCTGGAGCCGACCGGCTCCGTGATCGGCATCGACATGGGCATAGCCCACTTCCTCGCCGACTCCCATGGTGAGTTCGTGCCCAACCCGCGTCACGGCCAGAAGGCCGCCACCGCACTGGAGACGGCGCAGCAGGCGCTCAGCCGGTGCAAGCGGGGATCCAAGCGCCGCCGCAAGGCCGTGGAGGTGGTGGCTCGGCTGCACGGCAAGGTGCGCCGTCAGCGTCTGGACCACGCCCACAAGACCGCCCTGGCCTACGTACGCGGCAACGACTTCATCGCGCACGAAGACCTCGAGATCCGCAACATGAGCAAGGCCCCCACGCCGAAGGCGGATCGGGAACAGTCGGGCATCTTCCTGCCGAACGGGGCCGCCGCGAAGGCCGGGCTCAACCGCTCGATCGCCGATGCCGGATGGGGAGTGTTCCTCCAGGTACTCACCGCCAAGGCAGAATGCGCCGGACGGGTAGTGATGGCCGTGGACCCCCGCAACACCTCCCGGCGGTGCCCCGAATGCGGGCACACCGCCAAGGAGAACCGGCCCACCCAGGAGAAGTTCCACTGCCAGGCGTGCGGCCACAACGCGCACGCCGACACCGTGGGCGCCCTGAACGTACTACGGGCCGGGCTGGCCCGCCGCGACGCCCACCAGGGCTAG
- a CDS encoding response regulator transcription factor, protein MPRVLVVDDEPMVRVFLRTILGSAEDIDVVADAQDGAAGLEAVRRHRPDVVLMDLRMPGMDGLTAIERINELPHPPNVVVLTTFDADPYVLRALRAGATGFLVKSTPPEELIGLVRTAAQGHTVLSPAAARRLVAASTDSLSARERARELVASLTEREAQVLAGLGEGLSNAQIAARLFLSEATIKGYVSRTLDKLGCVNRTQAGLLAHDAGIVES, encoded by the coding sequence ATGCCCCGAGTGCTGGTGGTGGACGACGAGCCCATGGTGCGGGTGTTCCTGCGCACCATCCTCGGCTCGGCCGAGGATATCGACGTCGTCGCCGACGCACAGGACGGGGCGGCCGGCCTCGAAGCCGTCCGGCGGCATCGGCCGGACGTCGTCCTGATGGACCTGCGCATGCCGGGCATGGACGGGCTGACCGCGATCGAGCGCATCAACGAGCTGCCTCACCCGCCGAACGTCGTCGTGCTGACGACCTTCGACGCCGACCCGTACGTGCTGCGCGCCCTGCGCGCCGGGGCGACCGGCTTCCTCGTCAAGTCCACGCCGCCGGAGGAGCTGATCGGCCTCGTGCGCACGGCGGCCCAGGGCCACACCGTCCTGTCCCCCGCCGCCGCACGCCGGCTCGTCGCGGCGTCGACGGACAGCCTGTCGGCCCGGGAGCGCGCGCGGGAGCTGGTCGCCTCGCTGACCGAGCGGGAGGCCCAGGTGCTGGCCGGCCTCGGCGAGGGCCTGTCGAACGCGCAGATCGCGGCGCGGCTGTTCCTCTCCGAGGCCACCATCAAGGGCTACGTGTCCCGCACCCTGGACAAGCTGGGCTGCGTCAACCGCACCCAGGCCGGGCTGCTCGCGCATGACGCGGGGATCGTCGAGTCGTAG
- a CDS encoding cytochrome P450: MSQPHPFVIDPAGADRHAEHQALRARGPATRVDILGLRAWAVSDPTLLKSLLTSPDISKDGRAHYPDFPQTTRTWPLALWIAVQSMFTAYGADHRRLRRLVAPAFGARRIARLKPVIESLVADLVDDLAAVPAGQVVDLRERLAYPLPIAVICQLMGVPDDQRKDFRQLVDNVFDSTLTPERAQANTALLFERTDQLIATKRKDPGDDMTSLLIAARDDETDGTGFTDEELRDTLILMINAGYETTVNVIDQAVFAMLSSPDQLRLVRSGRANWEDVVEETLRLEPAIKYLPMRFAVTDVELPDGRTISAGEPILAAYAAANRHPEWHGPTADTFDVTRTVKDHLAFGHGVHFCLGAPLARLEVAEALRQLFERFPAMSLAVPADGLRPVPTLISNGHQELPVYLHGTGEAAADS, encoded by the coding sequence ATGTCCCAGCCCCACCCCTTCGTCATCGACCCCGCCGGCGCCGACCGGCACGCCGAGCACCAGGCCCTGCGGGCCCGCGGTCCGGCCACCCGCGTGGACATCCTCGGCCTGCGCGCCTGGGCCGTCAGCGACCCCACCCTGCTCAAGTCGCTGCTCACCAGCCCCGACATCTCCAAGGACGGCCGCGCCCACTACCCCGACTTCCCGCAGACGACCCGCACCTGGCCGCTCGCGCTCTGGATCGCGGTGCAGAGCATGTTCACCGCTTACGGCGCCGACCACCGCAGATTACGGAGGCTGGTCGCCCCCGCGTTCGGCGCGCGGCGCATCGCCAGGCTGAAGCCGGTGATCGAGAGCTTGGTCGCCGACCTGGTCGACGACCTCGCCGCGGTGCCGGCCGGACAGGTGGTGGACCTGCGCGAGCGGCTGGCCTACCCGCTGCCCATCGCCGTGATCTGCCAGCTCATGGGCGTACCGGACGACCAGCGGAAGGATTTCCGGCAGCTCGTCGACAACGTCTTCGACAGCACCCTCACGCCCGAGCGGGCCCAGGCCAACACCGCGCTCCTCTTCGAGCGGACCGACCAGCTGATCGCCACCAAGCGCAAGGACCCCGGTGACGACATGACCTCCCTCCTCATCGCGGCCCGCGACGACGAGACGGACGGCACCGGGTTCACCGACGAGGAGCTGCGCGACACGCTGATCCTGATGATCAACGCCGGGTACGAGACGACCGTCAACGTCATCGACCAGGCCGTCTTCGCCATGCTGTCGTCCCCCGACCAGCTCCGCCTCGTGCGGAGTGGCCGCGCGAACTGGGAGGACGTGGTGGAGGAGACGCTCCGCCTCGAACCCGCCATCAAGTACCTGCCGATGCGCTTCGCCGTCACCGACGTCGAGCTGCCCGACGGGCGGACCATCTCCGCGGGGGAGCCCATCCTCGCCGCGTACGCGGCCGCCAACCGGCACCCGGAGTGGCACGGGCCGACCGCCGACACCTTCGACGTCACCCGCACCGTCAAGGACCACCTGGCGTTCGGCCACGGCGTGCACTTCTGCCTCGGCGCGCCGCTGGCCCGCCTCGAAGTCGCGGAGGCGCTGCGGCAGCTCTTCGAGCGCTTCCCCGCCATGTCGCTCGCCGTCCCGGCCGACGGCCTGCGGCCGGTACCCACCCTGATCAGCAACGGTCACCAGGAACTCCCCGTGTACCTGCACGGGACCGGTGAGGCCGCGGCTGATTCCTGA